In Vibrio chagasii, the sequence TGGCTTAACGACGAAGTTAGTCAGTCAAAACGATGGCCAACAACAAGTCTGTTTTGAAGTTTTCGATAGCGGAATCGGCATTAGCGAAGAGCATATTCGAAATCTATTTAGACCGTTCGTGCAGGCCGATGAAGGTACCACGAGAAAGTACGGTGGCTCTGGCCTTGGGTTGACTATCTCAAAGCAATTGATAGAGCAAATGGGCGGGACGCTGAACGTGACAAGTAAGGTGAACTTAGGCTCAACATTTACTATCTCAGTACCTCTAACATCACTTGATGATAACCAACATCAAGACATGACAGGTAAAGTCGCTTTGCTCACCAAAACCTTCATGCAGCATCAAGAGTTGGAGAGCTACCTGGCATCTTGGGGTATTAAGGTAATTACAAAGAGCGTGCAAACCACGAAAGAGCTAGCGCATTGGGTAGAGACCATTGAGCCTGGTTTTGTGTTCGTCCCTCATGAGCTTGCGCAGAGTATTGATTCTCCTGACGAGAGCGTGAATTTTATCTGTCTAAGCGAACATGGAATGCTTTCACCTGCACCTTGTAAGTTAGGTTGGAATTTATCGGCGAACCCATTACTGCCTTCACAGCTAAGATACTGCTTAAGCAATAATCCAACCTTTATCGAAGAAGTCGTAAAGGAAGAAAACAACTTACGATTAAGCACTGAATCACGCGAATCGGCGATGGAAAATAATAGGCTGATACTGATTGCGGAAGATCATCCAATCAACCAACAGATCATTATTAAGCAGATCGAGCAGCTAGGTTTTCATGCCGATATGGTGGACAACGGTAGAGAAGCGCTAGCGGCGCTCGATAAACAGGACTATGGCTTACTTATCACAGACTGTCATATGCCTGAGGTGGATGGCTATGAGCTAACGAAACAGATTCGATCGAAAGAGCAAAGTCAGAATATACCTCGATTGCCTATCATTGCACTGACAGCAAACGCTGTTAAGGGTGAAAACGACAAATGTTTTGAGATTGGTATGGATGACTTTTTGTCTAAACCTACCAAGCTAAAAGTGATTGGTGACACGATCAATAAGCATCTTATGAAAGGCACACCGGCTTTTAGCCAGTTAGCGATCAACGATGCGAGCGTTGAACCTAGCCTTGCGCCCATTGATATTCAAAACCTAATGGAGTTATTTGGGGATCAGGACCTTATCGATCAGATCATCAAGGATTTTATTCAGAGCCACTGCTCAGACTTGCCTTTGTTACTCGCTGCATGTGAGAGCGAGAGCCTCGATGAGATCAAACAAGTTGCCCATAAAATGAAAGGTGCAGCGAAGATGGTTGGCAGTACCGAGATGGCTGACCAACTGCAACAGTTAGAAGATGCCTCTGCAAACCAAAGAGGTGGGTACTTAGAGTATTTCCATGAAGTGGAGCGACTAACGCAGAAGTTACAAAGCTTCTACTCCACGTATGCTCAATAGGCTGAGGGAACACTATGGATCAAAATATTGTTGTAATCGAAGACCACCCCTTTCAGTTGAATGTCATGACCATGGTATTGAACAGCTTGAGTGTCGGTAAGGTTTATTCTTTCGAGTGTGGGTGTAAGGCGTTAGACCACATTGAACAGTCTTCGGTCGACCTAATATTGTGTGACCTCAATATGCCAATGATAGATGGAATCGAATTGCTAAAACGGTTAGCTAATTTGAACTTCAAGGGCAATATCATCATAACGAGTGCTGAAAACCAAACCGTGCTCGATGCCGCTAGTAAAATGTGTAAGGCATTTAATCTCAATTTATTGGGTGTGTTAGAAAAGCCGATTGATCGTTCCCGGCTACTAGAGTTGGTAAGTAGGGATACTAAAAAACCAGAGTCGGCTTCAAGATCAAATCGAGATATCGTGATCACTGATGAGGACATCGTAAAGGCTGTCGAGAACCATGAGATGGTTTTGCACTATCAACCCATCGTCTGTATTCACACGGGAGAATGGAAGGAGAGTGAATCTCTAATTCGCTGGCAACATCCCCATTATGGTGTTCTCAGTCCATTTTTCTTTTTGACGCGTCTCATTGATTCAGGGTTAATGCTGAATGTATTGAAGCAGTTACTTGAGCAAGCGATTAACGATCAACGCTTCCTATGTAGCCGCAGGTTTGTTTTGAACTTAACAGCGAAAGATATGATTGACGGTGAAATTGTCGATCATATCTTTAAGCTTATCGATAACGGTAGGTTAGATGTTGAGCAGATCAAGCTAGAGTTAACGGAGTCCGACCTAGTTGAAAGTGTTGCGCTTGCTTTAGCGTCTACAACAAGGATATGTATGCGTGGTATTCCGCTCGCGATTGACGATTTCGGAACGGGTTACTCCTCACTGAAACAACTCGAGGACCTGCCATTTTCTGCTTTGAAACTGGATATCGACTTCGTTAAAAACATCCAGCAAAGCCGCTCTAGTCGAGCAATTGTGAGAGCTTCACTTTACCTCGCTAAATTATTGGATTTAACGACTGTAGCAGAGGGTATTGAAGATATATCAATTTGGAAAGATATACGTTCAATGAGTAATAAAGACACACTAGCT encodes:
- a CDS encoding EAL domain-containing response regulator, which encodes MDQNIVVIEDHPFQLNVMTMVLNSLSVGKVYSFECGCKALDHIEQSSVDLILCDLNMPMIDGIELLKRLANLNFKGNIIITSAENQTVLDAASKMCKAFNLNLLGVLEKPIDRSRLLELVSRDTKKPESASRSNRDIVITDEDIVKAVENHEMVLHYQPIVCIHTGEWKESESLIRWQHPHYGVLSPFFFLTRLIDSGLMLNVLKQLLEQAINDQRFLCSRRFVLNLTAKDMIDGEIVDHIFKLIDNGRLDVEQIKLELTESDLVESVALALASTTRICMRGIPLAIDDFGTGYSSLKQLEDLPFSALKLDIDFVKNIQQSRSSRAIVRASLYLAKLLDLTTVAEGIEDISIWKDIRSMSNKDTLAQGYFIARPMPADQLPEWKSSWEKKITEFNLLA